ATCCTTATTTACCCTTACGACGCCGGATTCACGTATGTGCTCAACTAGTAAGAAATTCACTAGCGTCTCAACCGACACCCTTTGGGTATGGGCTCGTCGTATGAGTTCGTCCGCAACCTCTGGTAGAATCGCAATACGAATCGCGCGTTTGTTAGGCGTCTCAAATCGAAACCATTCTCCATCATCTTCCATGAAATCAGCGCTATCCAGATTGTCCCAGAAGACTGCTTCCTCTTCGTAAGTCTTGAATTCTGGTATTTGTAACTTTTTCATCTTCATTTTATTAGCCTCCTGTAGTTTCGCTTTTCGTTGTCAGTCATATCTCGGGTCGTGATAGGCTTGTACACTGTGCTCTTGACTTGCTCTAATACGACGAATAGGTAACGACCTTCCACGGTCTG
The sequence above is drawn from the bacterium genome and encodes:
- a CDS encoding CopG family antitoxin — encoded protein: MKMKKLQIPEFKTYEEEAVFWDNLDSADFMEDDGEWFRFETPNKRAIRIAILPEVADELIRRAHTQRVSVETLVNFLLVEHIRESGVVRVNKDRDEHKPNHALERTA